The sequence TTCGTTGGCGGCGAGAGCGTCTATTTTCTCACGGTCAACCGCAACAAGCGCAGCGTCGCCATCGACTTCGGCACCGATCAAGGTCGCGAGCTGGTTCTTGGCTTGGCCGAGTCCGCCGACGTCGTAGTTGAAAACTTCCGCCCCGGGACGTTGGATCGATTACGGCTCGGTTACGACGATCTGCGTTCCGTCGCTCCAGGAATCGTGTATTGCTCGATGACGGGATTCGGGCTTGGAGGTCCACGCCAGTTCCAGCCGGGCTACGACGCGCTCATCATTGCTCTCGGAGGTCTGATGAGTATCACAGGCGAGCCTGCCGGAGAGCCCGTGAAGCCTGGGGTGGCGATCCTGGATGTTGCCATGGGAATCGCTGCCCAGGGAGCAATCAGCGCCGCTCTCCTGGCGAGGCACCGTACCGGACTCGGGCAGCGCATCGACCTCTCGCTGTTCGCAACGCAGATCGGGACGCTCATCAACGCCGCCACGAACTACCTCATGGCTGACGAAATCATGGGGCGCTGGGGCAGCGGGCATCCCTCAATCGTTCCGTACCAGGCCTTCGCTGCGGCCGACGGCTACATCATGATAGGCGCTCCGAATGAGCAGTTCTGGCGCAAGATGTGTGACGTTCTGGAGATGCCATCGCTGATGGATGATCCGCGCTTTCGTAGCAACGCGGATCGTGTTGCCCATCGTGACGCACTGATCGACCTCATCAGCGATCGGGTCGCTCAAAACACGGTCGAATACTGGTTGACACGGTTGGAAGACGCAGACGTCCCGGTGGCACCGATCAACGACATCTCCCAGGCGCTGGCGGATCCACAGGTGGATGCTCTTGGCCTGATTCACGAGATTGAGCATCCTACGGCAGGCCCTACGCGCCTTGTAGGTCCAATGGTTGACTTCGGTCTGACGCCTGCGTCGATACGTCGACCACCGCCTCTTCTGGGAGAACACACCGATGAGGTGCTCGGTGGATTGCTCGGTCTCGGGCCGCAGCGCCTGCAAGAACTCAGAAACGCCTCCATCATCGCGTGACCACGAGCAACGACAGGAGCACAGCCATGATCAAGACCCTTCCTCCCCTTGCGACTGTGCTGGATCCGACCACTACGGCCGTAATGGTGGTCGACGTCCAGAACGATTTCTGCGACCCGCGGGAGTTTCCCGCTGCAGAGAGCATGATCCCTCGACTACGTGCGCTTCTCAGTGAGATGCGGGGCGCAGGATACCCGGTCGTATATACGCGAGCGGTCCACAGCGAACATACTGACTCAGCTGTGTGGCGTAGCCGCTACTCCACGCGGCCGCACCGCTCCCAGACCTGCCGGGAGGGGACCCTAGGTGCGGAGTTCCATCCGGAAATCGCTCCCGAACCGGGCGATGCCGTGGTCACCAAGCATCGATACAACGCTTTCTTGCGGACGAACCTGGAGTTGATCCTTCGCTCCAAAGGGATCGAATCGATCGTCTTCACCGGCATCGCCACCAACGTCTGCGT comes from Acidimicrobiia bacterium and encodes:
- a CDS encoding CoA transferase, which produces MSEPSDRATDLADGPMAGIRVLDLTRVLAGPYCSMLLGDYGADVIKIERPGTGDDTRRWGPPFVGGESVYFLTVNRNKRSVAIDFGTDQGRELVLGLAESADVVVENFRPGTLDRLRLGYDDLRSVAPGIVYCSMTGFGLGGPRQFQPGYDALIIALGGLMSITGEPAGEPVKPGVAILDVAMGIAAQGAISAALLARHRTGLGQRIDLSLFATQIGTLINAATNYLMADEIMGRWGSGHPSIVPYQAFAAADGYIMIGAPNEQFWRKMCDVLEMPSLMDDPRFRSNADRVAHRDALIDLISDRVAQNTVEYWLTRLEDADVPVAPINDISQALADPQVDALGLIHEIEHPTAGPTRLVGPMVDFGLTPASIRRPPPLLGEHTDEVLGGLLGLGPQRLQELRNASIIA
- a CDS encoding cysteine hydrolase, which codes for MIKTLPPLATVLDPTTTAVMVVDVQNDFCDPREFPAAESMIPRLRALLSEMRGAGYPVVYTRAVHSEHTDSAVWRSRYSTRPHRSQTCREGTLGAEFHPEIAPEPGDAVVTKHRYNAFLRTNLELILRSKGIESIVFTGIATNVCVSTTAREAFCRDYWTTLVSDCMIAHSEAAHLQALEDARSGFGRVVTSEEVRAASSRLTAKHPSF